From one Gammaproteobacteria bacterium genomic stretch:
- a CDS encoding CoA transferase has product MDDREEQAHPGNDSPLAEGALHGYRVIDLATGQAASVAAMVLAECGAEVVKLSLKGRPSRLSPVQRSMWDRSKSAESLDLLEAADRARFAELLAGTDVLLHDLTPSEARLLELDEATLAARYPALIASSVTGWPAGHPKADRPVSEALVLGEAGIFDEQAAIGRDGPVYLRFPLGSWHAAGLAASGTIARLLMREKRQGVGPVRTSLIQGALIPQMMLWYRTERSGPGMVGWAKDHPVTLFECGDGQWIHVMGQPNTAPLMRAGIDALTPEARAAALAELADVPIPFMAEWGAVKAIFKTRPRSEWLEHLWQHDVPAQAVGRLGELYDDPQARANGYVAEVDTSEYGCVLQPGVPLHINPPPRPRIASSAPSWPPREAPPASHKPDQPLSGIKVVDFGNFLAGPLTAMLLADLGADVVKVEMPTGDPMRPVAWAFNGCQRGKRALGLQLKDPGSRDIVERLVRDADIVHHNLRLPVAEKLGIGYETLKAINPNLIYSHVSSYGRHGERKDWPGYDQLFQAAAGWEYEGAGTGNPPMWHRFGMMDHLSSMNSLTVTLLALLQRQRTGSGQFVAASLLGASLFSFDTARASDGTLLPYPRLDSQQFGVSSAQRLYQCADGWIVVDDNADDAERRMLANFRASDVTALEIAIVKLDVESALAIAERAAVPAVRVKLAQQDAFLGDEDNRRLGLSVCYPHPSYGYLELPGAVWSFGDQARLRLHRAPPLLGQHSFEVLRECGFGETEIASLIDRGIVFAGERRQADAR; this is encoded by the coding sequence ATGGACGACCGCGAAGAGCAGGCGCATCCAGGCAATGACTCGCCGCTCGCAGAGGGTGCGTTGCACGGTTATCGAGTCATTGACTTGGCGACAGGCCAGGCCGCATCGGTCGCGGCAATGGTGCTGGCCGAATGCGGAGCCGAGGTGGTCAAGTTGAGCCTGAAGGGTCGACCGTCGCGCTTGAGCCCGGTTCAGCGCTCGATGTGGGACCGCAGCAAATCGGCGGAGTCTCTGGATTTGCTGGAGGCAGCGGATCGCGCGCGTTTCGCCGAGTTGCTCGCCGGCACCGATGTGCTGCTGCACGACCTGACGCCGTCGGAAGCCCGGCTGCTGGAACTCGATGAGGCCACGCTGGCGGCACGCTACCCGGCCTTGATCGCCAGTTCGGTGACGGGATGGCCCGCGGGTCACCCGAAGGCGGATCGTCCGGTCAGTGAAGCCCTGGTGCTGGGCGAGGCAGGCATCTTTGACGAGCAGGCCGCGATTGGTCGCGACGGACCGGTCTACCTGCGCTTTCCGCTCGGAAGCTGGCATGCGGCGGGTCTGGCGGCATCCGGCACGATCGCACGCCTGCTGATGCGCGAGAAGCGGCAGGGCGTGGGGCCGGTACGAACCAGCTTGATTCAAGGGGCGCTGATTCCACAGATGATGCTGTGGTACCGCACCGAGCGCAGCGGCCCGGGCATGGTTGGCTGGGCCAAGGATCATCCGGTGACCTTGTTCGAATGCGGCGATGGACAGTGGATACACGTGATGGGGCAACCCAACACGGCACCGCTGATGCGTGCCGGCATCGATGCGCTGACGCCGGAGGCGCGAGCTGCGGCCTTGGCGGAGCTTGCTGATGTTCCGATTCCGTTCATGGCGGAGTGGGGGGCGGTCAAGGCAATCTTCAAGACCCGGCCGCGGTCCGAATGGCTGGAGCATTTGTGGCAGCACGACGTGCCTGCACAGGCGGTCGGCCGGCTGGGCGAACTCTACGACGACCCGCAGGCACGGGCGAACGGCTATGTAGCCGAGGTCGACACCTCGGAGTACGGCTGCGTGCTGCAGCCCGGTGTGCCGCTGCATATCAATCCACCGCCGCGGCCTCGCATCGCCAGTTCGGCACCGAGTTGGCCGCCTCGCGAAGCGCCCCCAGCGAGCCACAAGCCGGATCAACCCCTGTCCGGGATCAAGGTCGTCGACTTCGGCAATTTTCTGGCCGGTCCGCTGACCGCGATGCTGTTGGCCGACCTCGGAGCCGACGTGGTCAAAGTGGAAATGCCGACCGGCGACCCGATGCGTCCGGTGGCGTGGGCCTTCAACGGCTGCCAGCGCGGCAAGCGGGCGCTGGGGCTACAGCTCAAAGACCCGGGCTCGCGGGACATCGTCGAGCGCCTGGTTCGGGACGCGGACATCGTGCATCACAATTTGCGTTTGCCGGTGGCCGAGAAGCTCGGCATCGGCTACGAAACGCTGAAGGCGATCAATCCAAATCTGATCTACTCGCACGTCAGCTCCTATGGCCGCCATGGTGAGCGCAAGGACTGGCCAGGGTACGACCAGTTGTTCCAGGCCGCCGCGGGTTGGGAGTACGAAGGGGCCGGTACCGGAAATCCGCCGATGTGGCATCGCTTCGGCATGATGGACCATCTGTCGTCGATGAACTCTCTGACGGTCACCCTGCTGGCGCTGCTGCAACGACAGCGCACTGGAAGCGGCCAGTTCGTCGCGGCGTCTCTTCTGGGCGCCAGCCTGTTTTCCTTCGACACGGCGCGGGCAAGCGACGGTACGCTGCTGCCGTATCCCCGGCTCGATTCTCAGCAATTCGGTGTGTCGTCGGCACAGCGGCTCTACCAATGTGCGGACGGGTGGATCGTGGTCGATGACAACGCTGATGACGCGGAGCGCCGGATGCTGGCGAACTTTCGTGCGAGTGACGTCACTGCGCTGGAAATCGCGATCGTCAAGCTCGATGTCGAGTCGGCGCTGGCGATCGCCGAGCGCGCCGCGGTGCCTGCGGTGCGGGTCAAGCTGGCTCAGCAGGACGCGTTCCTCGGCGACGAAGACAATCGCCGGCTGGGTCTGTCGGTGTGCTACCCGCATCCGAGCTATGGCTATCTGGAGCTACCTGGCGCGGTCTGGAGCTTCGGCGATCAAGCCAGGCTGCGGTTGCACCGTGCGCCACCACTACTCGGTCAGCATAGTTTCGAAGTTCTTCGGGAATGCGGATTCGGCGAGACCGAGATCGCTAGTCTCATCGACCGCGGCATCGTCTTCGCTGGTGAGCGGCGGCAAGCGGACGCGCGATGA
- a CDS encoding amidohydrolase: MEMNDLILLSVDDHVIEPPNLFDKHLPAKYRDQAPMMKSMPNGSDCWIYDDKVLPNIALNAVVGRPPEEYGVEPTAYAQLRKGSYDIKARIDDMNVNGVLSAINFPTFPQFAGTLFIGSKDPTAAKAVVSAYNDWHVHEWAGEAPGRIIPIGILPLWDIDACVEEAKRLAKLGVHTITFPDVPAKKGLPSIHTDHWDPLWKVMSDNKMVISTHIGSGMSAPYISPESPIDSWIITMPMSIANATADWLFSPVFIKFPELKIALSEGGIGWIPYFLERSDFTFKHHNAWTNSNFGGMLPSDLFFRNFITCFIDDAFGLQSLDFLNADMVTWECDYPHSDTVWPYCPEELWKSIKHLPKETIDKITHLNTMREFSFDPISILGRENCTVGALRAQATHVDTVLRSGLGGMNPSKGDGRPVTSGEVMKMFAV; encoded by the coding sequence ATGGAGATGAACGATCTAATTCTTTTGAGCGTCGACGATCATGTGATCGAGCCGCCGAATCTCTTCGACAAGCACCTGCCCGCCAAGTATCGCGACCAAGCGCCGATGATGAAGTCGATGCCCAACGGTTCCGATTGCTGGATTTACGATGACAAGGTCTTGCCGAACATCGCGCTCAACGCCGTGGTCGGTCGCCCGCCGGAAGAGTACGGTGTCGAACCGACGGCCTACGCGCAGTTGCGCAAAGGCTCGTACGACATCAAGGCGCGCATCGACGACATGAACGTCAATGGCGTACTCAGTGCGATCAACTTTCCGACGTTCCCGCAGTTCGCCGGCACCCTGTTCATCGGCTCCAAGGACCCGACCGCCGCCAAGGCGGTCGTCTCGGCGTACAACGACTGGCACGTCCACGAATGGGCCGGTGAGGCGCCGGGCCGCATCATTCCGATCGGCATTCTGCCGCTATGGGACATTGATGCCTGTGTCGAGGAAGCCAAGCGACTTGCCAAGCTGGGCGTACACACGATCACCTTCCCCGACGTGCCGGCGAAGAAAGGCCTGCCGAGCATTCATACCGACCATTGGGATCCGTTGTGGAAGGTGATGTCCGACAACAAGATGGTGATCAGCACGCACATCGGTTCCGGTATGAGCGCGCCGTACATTTCACCGGAATCGCCGATCGACTCGTGGATCATCACGATGCCGATGTCGATTGCCAACGCGACTGCAGATTGGCTGTTCTCACCGGTCTTCATCAAGTTCCCGGAGCTCAAGATCGCGCTCTCCGAGGGCGGCATCGGCTGGATTCCGTACTTCCTGGAACGTTCCGACTTTACGTTCAAGCATCACAACGCATGGACCAATTCGAACTTCGGCGGCATGCTGCCGAGCGACCTGTTCTTCCGGAACTTCATCACCTGTTTCATTGACGACGCGTTCGGCCTGCAAAGCCTCGACTTCCTGAATGCCGACATGGTCACCTGGGAGTGCGACTATCCGCATTCCGACACGGTCTGGCCCTACTGTCCTGAAGAACTGTGGAAGTCGATCAAGCATCTGCCGAAAGAGACCATCGACAAGATCACGCACCTCAACACGATGCGCGAATTTTCGTTCGACCCGATCTCGATTCTCGGTCGCGAGAACTGCACGGTGGGCGCACTCCGCGCACAGGCGACGCATGTCGACACCGTGCTGCGCTCCGGGCTCGGCGGCATGAATCCATCGAAGGGCGACGGCCGCCCCGTCACGTCCGGCGAAGTCATGAAGATGTTCGCGGTCTGA